Proteins encoded within one genomic window of Haloplanus vescus:
- a CDS encoding DHH family phosphoesterase, giving the protein MDDSLIDTDELSLSRKSRLPGAGFFYPDSLDEEYADRRAREAIEGAEAIVVADGDADGLGCVALVREVYDAALDVAPFEESLAARTDPGLDDADDEDDEDREESPVGLVTASPHSLDAALERVAEYADPGVDVYICDLCPDDDGVVSAVEDIVDRAESVRWFDHHQWDEDVVAAVRETGADLVVGDSDEECTADVTLRSLDYDFPDHLVDLAAVTRDHDLWIREDARSDDLADYAHWASAEEYVTVVGRYGPALPDPVVDYLDQRRVEKEQLIEAAVDRAEMESVGPWTVGVTYGRCSQNEVAEALREEGADAAVIVKPAGSASIRGSDGFERAHEVAGLVNGGGHPRAAGCKPDIYDDMLDYAHHWTTEGYATKQVILAAFEQVASEIDE; this is encoded by the coding sequence ATGGACGATTCGCTCATCGACACCGACGAACTCTCGCTGTCCCGGAAGTCGCGCCTCCCCGGTGCGGGCTTTTTCTACCCCGATTCGCTCGACGAGGAGTACGCTGACCGACGCGCCCGCGAGGCCATCGAGGGCGCCGAAGCAATCGTCGTCGCCGACGGCGACGCCGACGGACTGGGCTGTGTCGCCCTCGTCCGCGAGGTGTACGACGCCGCCCTCGACGTAGCGCCGTTCGAGGAATCGCTGGCCGCGCGGACCGACCCCGGACTGGACGACGCAGACGACGAAGACGACGAGGACCGCGAGGAGTCGCCGGTCGGTCTCGTCACGGCGAGTCCTCACTCGCTGGACGCCGCACTGGAACGAGTGGCGGAGTACGCCGACCCCGGCGTCGACGTCTATATCTGTGACCTCTGCCCGGACGACGACGGCGTCGTGTCGGCCGTCGAGGATATCGTCGACCGCGCCGAGTCGGTGCGCTGGTTCGACCACCACCAGTGGGACGAGGACGTTGTCGCCGCGGTTCGCGAGACGGGCGCCGACCTCGTCGTCGGCGACTCCGACGAGGAGTGTACGGCCGACGTGACGCTTCGCTCGCTGGACTACGACTTCCCGGACCACCTCGTCGACCTCGCGGCGGTCACACGGGACCACGACCTCTGGATTCGGGAGGACGCCCGGAGCGACGACCTCGCCGACTACGCCCACTGGGCCAGCGCCGAGGAGTACGTGACCGTCGTCGGGCGGTACGGCCCGGCGCTGCCCGACCCCGTCGTCGACTATCTCGACCAGCGTCGCGTCGAGAAAGAGCAGCTCATCGAGGCGGCAGTCGACCGCGCCGAGATGGAGTCGGTCGGCCCGTGGACCGTCGGCGTCACCTACGGTCGCTGTTCGCAAAACGAAGTGGCCGAGGCGCTTCGAGAGGAGGGTGCCGACGCCGCGGTCATCGTCAAACCCGCTGGCAGCGCCAGCATCCGCGGCAGCGACGGGTTCGAGCGCGCACACGAGGTGGCGGGACTGGTCAACGGCGGCGGCCACCCGCGCGCTGCGGGCTGTAAGCCGGACATCTACGACGACATGCTGGACTACGCCCACCACTGGACGACTGAGGGCTACGCGACCAAACAGGTGATTCTGGCGGCGTTCGAACAGGTTGCCAGCGAAATCGACGAGTAG
- a CDS encoding DUF5807 family protein, whose amino-acid sequence MTNTDLDAFLAGDRLDHVALYLTDDYLDDEGTLADYGTDVDGGVVLVVPGEKGRQLFSAGTGMDAMEFAKQAMGTEGDVDRNLQGGTCPDCGEGAAFVLAFAEAQNEEVGGIYAEGDVIHAYAACPDGTAFSDRWVVGEE is encoded by the coding sequence ATGACCAACACCGACCTCGACGCCTTCCTCGCGGGCGACCGACTCGACCACGTCGCGCTCTATCTCACCGACGACTACCTCGACGACGAGGGGACCCTCGCCGACTACGGCACCGACGTCGACGGCGGCGTCGTCCTCGTCGTCCCCGGCGAGAAGGGGCGACAACTCTTCTCCGCCGGCACCGGGATGGACGCGATGGAGTTCGCGAAGCAGGCGATGGGCACCGAGGGCGACGTGGACCGCAACCTGCAGGGCGGCACCTGCCCCGACTGCGGCGAGGGCGCCGCGTTCGTCCTCGCGTTCGCCGAAGCGCAGAACGAAGAAGTCGGCGGCATCTACGCCGAGGGCGACGTCATCCACGCCTACGCCGCCTGTCCCGACGGCACCGCCTTCTCGGACCGCTGGGTCGTCGGCGAAGAGTAG
- a CDS encoding DUF7112 family protein, with protein sequence MSDRVASDGEAVATYRARLARSGGTRRPCLRLPDDIDIEAGTIVRLVLDGTEYHARVESDAQGALIRGAYDNRRLARSDDEGTNRLVEWVRDTDRETGQSVDFDEVTPGYLYGVRVPGKRAVYTVTRQPDSSLSSIAEGLDEN encoded by the coding sequence GTGTCCGACCGCGTCGCCAGCGACGGTGAGGCGGTGGCCACGTATCGCGCTCGACTCGCCCGGAGCGGCGGCACTCGCCGTCCCTGCTTGCGCCTCCCCGACGACATCGACATCGAGGCCGGCACCATCGTCCGACTCGTTCTCGACGGCACCGAATACCACGCTCGCGTCGAGAGCGACGCACAGGGCGCCCTGATTCGCGGCGCCTACGACAACCGTCGCCTCGCCCGGAGCGACGACGAGGGGACCAACCGCCTCGTGGAGTGGGTCCGCGACACCGACCGCGAGACGGGCCAGAGCGTCGACTTCGACGAGGTGACGCCCGGCTATCTCTACGGCGTGCGCGTCCCCGGAAAGCGAGCGGTGTACACCGTCACTCGCCAGCCCGACAGTTCGCTCTCCTCCATCGCCGAAGGGTTGGACGAGAACTAG
- a CDS encoding 30S ribosomal protein S6e — protein MADFKVVVSDPETGDTTQVEVDEQDANRFLGRELGDTVEGGAVGLDGTELELTGGSDNAGRPLRADVAGSSLKQLLLEGGVGFEPSRDGERKRVTVRGREISEAVAQINAKVVSGDADFDALTDDE, from the coding sequence ATGGCAGACTTCAAGGTCGTCGTTTCGGACCCCGAGACGGGGGACACTACACAGGTGGAGGTCGACGAACAGGACGCTAACCGGTTCCTCGGACGCGAACTCGGCGATACTGTCGAGGGCGGCGCCGTCGGCCTCGACGGCACCGAGCTCGAACTGACCGGTGGCTCCGACAACGCCGGGCGCCCCCTGCGTGCCGACGTGGCTGGTTCGTCGCTCAAGCAGCTCCTCCTCGAGGGCGGTGTCGGCTTCGAGCCGTCTCGCGACGGCGAGCGAAAGCGCGTGACCGTTCGCGGCCGCGAAATCAGCGAAGCCGTCGCCCAAATCAACGCGAAGGTCGTCTCGGGCGACGCCGACTTCGACGCGCTGACCGACGACGAGTAA
- a CDS encoding heavy metal translocating P-type ATPase, with product MTGHDGDEDGAERDEEAAPATATDGARYRASVPEMDCASCASKVERSVREAAGAESVDTRPATGTLVVEYDPDATTEAAIRERVEAAGYEVAETTTETFAVPSMDCSSCAGTVESALSRVEGVLDYDARPASGRVVVTYAPERATRGEVVAGIENAGYDVVESEDESPSAWRSRRALKTGVGAVLLLAGVAVEYLGGAPPVVASVLGHQFTLDWVLYVLAAAAAGQTIVRNGWYSARARSLDIDFLMSAGVLGAIAVDLPFEAATLAVLFSVSELLERYSMDRARTSMSELMDLSPDTATVRRDGEEGTVPVEDVAVGDVVLVRPGERIPVDGVVREGTSAVDESPITGESVPVDVSEGDEVYAGSIVEEGYLEVETTTPAAESTLAKVIDLVADAERDKSERERFIDRFADYYTPAVVALAVATTLGPPLVLGAPFETWFTRGLTLLVVACPCAFVISTPVSVVSGITSAARNGVLIKGGDRLEAMGDVTSVALDKTGTITTGELGVTDVVALNGQSEDDVLRCAAALERRSEHPIAAAIVERATDRGVDGRDVSDFQSITGQGVRADLDGVTHYAGKPALFADLGVDLEHAHVKTDGGLAVGEVDPMDCEHGSYLDLVNDVVPRLQGEGKTVVLVGRDDGDGVELEGVVAVADTVRPEAERTVARLRELGIERIAMVTGDNERTAHAIAEQVGIDEVYADLLPEEKVAVVREMTADAEASEESRLPWNRTGGGVAMVGDGVNDAPALATATVGVAMGAAGTDTAIETADVALMGDDLTRLPYLVALARRANRVIETNVWSSLAVKAALAAAAPFGLVSVVHAVVIGDMGMSLAVTGNAMRLAGIDPEE from the coding sequence ATGACGGGGCACGACGGAGACGAGGACGGTGCGGAGCGCGACGAGGAGGCCGCGCCGGCGACGGCCACCGACGGCGCCCGCTATCGCGCGTCGGTGCCCGAGATGGACTGTGCCTCGTGTGCGAGCAAGGTCGAGCGAAGCGTCCGCGAGGCCGCAGGGGCCGAGTCGGTCGACACGCGGCCCGCGACGGGAACGCTCGTCGTCGAGTACGACCCCGACGCGACGACGGAAGCGGCGATTCGGGAGCGAGTCGAGGCCGCGGGGTACGAGGTGGCCGAGACGACGACGGAGACGTTCGCGGTGCCGTCGATGGACTGTTCGTCGTGTGCGGGAACGGTCGAGTCAGCGCTCTCGCGAGTCGAGGGCGTCCTCGACTACGACGCCCGCCCCGCCTCGGGCCGCGTCGTCGTGACGTACGCGCCCGAGCGAGCGACGCGCGGCGAGGTGGTCGCGGGCATCGAGAACGCTGGCTACGACGTGGTCGAGAGCGAGGACGAATCGCCCTCGGCGTGGCGGAGTCGCCGCGCGCTCAAAACCGGCGTCGGCGCCGTCCTCTTGCTCGCGGGGGTCGCCGTGGAGTATCTGGGCGGGGCACCGCCCGTCGTCGCCAGCGTGCTGGGCCACCAGTTCACCCTCGACTGGGTGCTGTACGTCCTCGCCGCGGCGGCGGCGGGCCAGACCATCGTCCGCAACGGGTGGTACTCCGCGCGCGCCCGTAGTCTCGACATCGACTTCCTGATGAGCGCGGGGGTGCTCGGCGCCATCGCCGTCGACCTGCCCTTCGAGGCGGCGACGCTCGCGGTGCTGTTCTCCGTCTCCGAACTCCTCGAACGCTATTCGATGGACCGCGCGCGCACCTCGATGTCGGAGCTGATGGACCTCTCGCCCGATACGGCGACGGTGCGGCGGGACGGCGAGGAGGGGACGGTCCCCGTCGAGGACGTGGCCGTGGGCGACGTGGTGCTGGTCCGCCCGGGAGAGCGCATCCCCGTCGACGGCGTGGTTCGCGAGGGGACGAGCGCCGTCGACGAATCGCCGATTACGGGCGAGAGCGTCCCCGTCGACGTGAGCGAGGGTGACGAGGTGTATGCCGGGAGCATCGTCGAGGAGGGATATCTGGAGGTAGAGACGACGACGCCGGCCGCGGAGTCGACGCTCGCGAAGGTCATCGACCTCGTGGCGGACGCCGAGCGCGACAAATCGGAGCGCGAGCGGTTCATCGACCGCTTTGCCGACTACTACACGCCCGCCGTGGTGGCGCTCGCGGTGGCGACGACGCTCGGCCCACCGCTCGTGCTGGGTGCGCCCTTCGAGACGTGGTTCACGCGCGGGTTGACGCTGCTGGTCGTTGCCTGTCCGTGCGCGTTCGTCATCAGCACGCCCGTGAGCGTCGTCTCCGGTATCACGAGCGCGGCGCGCAACGGCGTCCTCATCAAGGGCGGCGACCGACTGGAGGCGATGGGCGACGTGACGAGCGTCGCCCTCGACAAGACGGGAACGATTACGACGGGCGAACTCGGCGTGACCGACGTGGTGGCGCTGAACGGGCAGTCCGAAGACGACGTGCTCCGGTGTGCGGCGGCGCTGGAGCGACGGAGCGAACACCCCATCGCGGCGGCCATCGTCGAACGCGCCACGGACCGCGGCGTCGACGGCCGAGACGTGTCCGACTTCCAGTCCATCACGGGGCAGGGCGTCCGCGCCGACCTCGACGGCGTCACCCACTACGCGGGCAAGCCGGCGCTGTTCGCCGACCTCGGGGTCGACCTCGAACACGCGCACGTCAAGACCGACGGCGGACTGGCGGTCGGAGAGGTCGACCCCATGGACTGCGAACACGGCTCGTATCTCGACCTGGTGAACGACGTGGTGCCGCGCCTCCAAGGCGAGGGGAAGACGGTCGTTCTCGTCGGTCGCGACGACGGCGACGGAGTCGAACTGGAGGGCGTCGTCGCCGTCGCGGACACGGTGCGCCCGGAGGCGGAACGCACCGTCGCACGCCTGCGTGAGCTGGGTATCGAACGCATCGCGATGGTGACCGGCGACAACGAGCGGACGGCCCACGCTATCGCGGAACAGGTCGGCATCGACGAGGTGTACGCCGACCTCTTGCCCGAGGAGAAGGTGGCGGTGGTCCGCGAGATGACGGCGGACGCCGAAGCGAGCGAGGAGAGTCGCCTCCCGTGGAACCGCACGGGCGGCGGCGTGGCGATGGTCGGCGACGGCGTCAACGACGCGCCGGCGCTGGCGACGGCGACAGTGGGCGTCGCGATGGGCGCCGCGGGGACGGACACCGCCATCGAGACGGCGGACGTGGCGCTGATGGGCGACGACCTCACCCGACTGCCGTACCTCGTCGCGCTCGCTCGCCGCGCCAACCGCGTCATCGAGACGAACGTGTGGTCGTCGCTGGCGGTGAAAGCCGCCCTCGCCGCGGCCGCCCCGTTCGGCCTCGTGAGCGTCGTCCACGCCGTCGTCATCGGGGACATGGGGATGAGCCTCGCGGTGACGGGCAACGCGATGCGATTGGCCGGCATCGACCCAGAAGAGTGA
- a CDS encoding zinc metalloprotease, giving the protein MTVRSLVLVLLVVLAGCATPLDPGERTASPTVETEAAGTATGLATGTQTTRATSGAPGANPWGTDPVVVAIRNEGNPDRDFAPLVREAATFWEGNDERYLGFPVEYEVRPDASNPDLVVKFVDRVPDCGDVSDAVGCAPLVTDPRQIDRSETVRVKTGLADDSTTLVVEHELGHTLGLSHDDPPHEVMQAESVLYTEPQPNATERAFPWDDADFTVHVDAANASDPAGARRQVDHALGYYEDDPPGMPDNLTFQRTDGDAEIRIRFGATQTCRAASGSCVNTYGTDPDGDGAIETYTRVEITLVELDTDAVGWHVGYWLAHAFGAEADGEKPPPFREASGRERRSEWWT; this is encoded by the coding sequence ATGACGGTTCGTTCGCTCGTTCTCGTCCTCCTCGTCGTCCTCGCGGGGTGTGCGACGCCGCTCGACCCCGGAGAACGGACGGCCAGCCCCACCGTCGAAACGGAGGCGGCGGGAACGGCGACAGGATTGGCGACAGGGACACAGACGACGCGCGCGACGAGCGGTGCGCCCGGGGCGAACCCGTGGGGGACCGACCCGGTGGTCGTCGCGATTCGCAACGAGGGGAACCCCGACCGGGACTTCGCGCCACTCGTGCGCGAGGCGGCGACGTTCTGGGAGGGCAACGACGAGCGATATCTCGGCTTCCCCGTCGAGTACGAGGTGCGGCCCGACGCGTCGAACCCCGACCTCGTCGTCAAGTTCGTCGACCGGGTGCCGGACTGTGGTGACGTGTCCGACGCCGTGGGCTGTGCGCCGCTGGTGACGGACCCACGACAGATAGACCGCTCGGAGACGGTGCGGGTGAAGACCGGGCTCGCCGACGACTCGACGACTCTCGTCGTGGAACACGAACTCGGGCACACGCTGGGTCTGAGCCACGACGACCCGCCCCACGAGGTGATGCAGGCGGAGTCGGTGCTGTACACCGAACCCCAGCCGAACGCGACGGAACGGGCGTTCCCGTGGGACGACGCGGACTTCACCGTCCACGTCGACGCGGCGAACGCCTCCGACCCCGCCGGCGCGCGGCGACAGGTCGACCACGCCCTCGGCTACTACGAAGACGACCCGCCCGGGATGCCGGACAACCTCACCTTCCAGCGCACCGACGGCGACGCGGAGATTCGGATTCGCTTCGGCGCGACACAGACCTGTCGGGCGGCGAGCGGGTCGTGTGTCAACACCTACGGCACCGACCCGGACGGCGACGGCGCCATCGAGACGTACACCCGCGTCGAAATCACGCTCGTCGAATTGGACACCGACGCTGTGGGCTGGCACGTCGGCTACTGGCTGGCCCACGCGTTCGGCGCGGAGGCAGACGGCGAGAAGCCGCCGCCGTTCCGCGAGGCGAGCGGGCGCGAGCGCCGCAGCGAGTGGTGGACGTGA
- a CDS encoding OsmC family protein, with translation MSLVDTTLQDRLARRIEALRTARELKPGHPSVATETIRNYHTRATADGFVFDADEPVSKIGGTGTAPRPLRYFLAGFAFCLQAQYVRNAIRMGIELDHLSVDVESEIDRRGGLGLRDAPADFESIAYTTTLETDADADAVRDLAATAEDCCYVHGTLSKAVDLTGTTVLNGSPL, from the coding sequence ATGTCACTCGTCGACACGACGCTTCAGGACCGCCTCGCGCGTCGCATCGAGGCGCTGCGGACCGCTCGCGAACTCAAGCCGGGCCATCCCAGCGTCGCGACGGAGACGATTCGAAACTATCACACCCGAGCCACCGCCGACGGCTTCGTCTTCGACGCCGACGAACCCGTCTCGAAAATCGGCGGCACGGGCACCGCCCCCCGTCCGCTCCGTTACTTCCTCGCTGGCTTCGCCTTCTGCCTGCAGGCGCAGTACGTCCGCAACGCCATCCGGATGGGAATCGAGCTCGACCACCTCTCGGTCGATGTGGAGAGCGAAATCGACCGGCGCGGCGGCCTCGGCCTCCGCGACGCCCCCGCGGACTTCGAATCCATCGCGTACACGACGACGCTCGAAACCGACGCCGACGCCGACGCGGTCCGTGACCTCGCCGCGACGGCCGAGGACTGCTGTTACGTCCACGGGACGCTCTCGAAGGCTGTCGACCTGACGGGGACGACGGTCCTGAACGGGTCGCCGCTCTAG
- a CDS encoding DUF7839 domain-containing protein gives MAEHVDEETSVLQSKRSATRYQILVAIAERQPAVSQREIADEIGITAQAVSDYLQDLVEEGYVRNPGRGRYEVTKEGVDWLIGQTDELREFVTHVSEDVIGEVEIETAIATAAVESGESVSLSMRDGILRATPGTDGSTTAVAVTDAAADEDVGVTDFEGVLDYELGRVTAVSIPRVQDGGSDAVACETITDHAVDCDLVATAGTEAFVAARRADLDPDMRFGTPDAVNEAAVRGLDVLLLAVADELSTHLDRLREGTVSYRVVDTAE, from the coding sequence ATGGCAGAGCACGTCGACGAGGAGACGAGCGTCCTCCAGAGCAAGCGCTCGGCGACCCGGTACCAGATACTGGTGGCCATCGCGGAACGACAGCCAGCAGTCAGCCAGCGCGAAATCGCCGACGAAATCGGCATCACCGCCCAAGCGGTGAGCGACTACCTGCAGGACCTCGTCGAGGAGGGGTACGTCCGGAACCCCGGCCGCGGGCGATACGAGGTGACCAAGGAGGGCGTCGACTGGCTCATCGGCCAGACCGACGAACTCCGCGAGTTCGTCACGCACGTCTCGGAGGACGTCATCGGCGAAGTCGAGATAGAGACGGCCATCGCGACGGCGGCGGTGGAGTCGGGCGAGAGCGTCTCGCTGTCGATGCGCGACGGGATTCTCCGCGCGACGCCGGGGACCGACGGGAGTACGACGGCCGTCGCCGTCACCGACGCCGCGGCCGACGAGGACGTGGGCGTCACGGACTTCGAGGGCGTCCTCGACTACGAACTGGGTCGCGTGACCGCCGTCTCGATTCCGCGGGTGCAGGACGGCGGCAGCGACGCTGTCGCGTGCGAGACGATTACCGACCACGCCGTGGACTGTGACCTCGTGGCGACGGCGGGGACGGAGGCGTTCGTCGCCGCCCGCCGCGCCGACCTCGACCCGGACATGCGATTCGGCACCCCGGACGCGGTGAACGAGGCGGCGGTTCGGGGCCTCGACGTCCTCCTCCTCGCCGTCGCGGACGAACTCTCGACGCATCTGGACCGCCTCCGCGAGGGGACGGTCAGTTACCGGGTCGTCGACACCGCGGAGTGA
- a CDS encoding MBL fold metallo-hydrolase produces MELRLLGGAHEVGRSALLVNDSLLLDFGMLTDNPPQFPVETPSPDAVVVSHGHLDHVGSIPALLSGRNRPRIHWTPPTAELARTLARDTLKLHGGTLQCPFTENDLKRVGEVSERHGYRETFVAAGHEVTFYDAGHIPGSAHVLVDDGETRLLYTGDFHTDDQRLVAGTTARPDADVVVCESTYADVTHEDRGTVEEAFVESVERTLWQGGTVVVPAFAIGRTQELMLVCAAHDIPCYVDGMGKRVTKMLKRNPEFVRDADALRDATSHARFVTGRDGQRRRITDQRAAIITTSGMLSGGPAMTYIPQIRANPTNKITMTGYQVEGTPGRSLLETGRAEIDGRVMPVSAQVEQYDFSAHADGGGIRGFVDDYADATVLVNHGDRCAWFAERLREDGIDASAPDIGATVTV; encoded by the coding sequence ATGGAGCTTCGACTGCTGGGCGGCGCACACGAAGTCGGGCGGAGCGCCCTCCTCGTCAACGACTCGTTACTCCTCGATTTCGGGATGCTGACCGACAATCCACCTCAGTTTCCCGTCGAGACGCCCAGCCCCGACGCCGTCGTCGTCTCGCACGGCCACCTCGACCACGTCGGGTCGATTCCGGCGCTCCTCTCGGGGCGCAATCGCCCGCGGATTCACTGGACGCCGCCGACGGCGGAGCTCGCGCGGACGCTCGCTCGCGACACCCTGAAACTCCACGGGGGGACGCTCCAGTGTCCGTTCACGGAGAACGACCTGAAGCGAGTGGGCGAGGTGTCGGAGCGGCACGGCTACCGCGAGACGTTCGTCGCCGCCGGGCACGAAGTCACCTTCTACGACGCGGGCCACATCCCCGGGAGCGCGCACGTCCTCGTCGACGACGGCGAGACGCGCCTGCTCTACACCGGCGACTTCCACACCGACGACCAGCGACTCGTGGCGGGGACAACGGCCCGGCCCGACGCCGACGTGGTCGTCTGCGAGAGCACGTACGCCGACGTGACCCACGAGGACCGCGGCACCGTAGAGGAGGCGTTCGTCGAGAGCGTGGAGCGCACCCTCTGGCAGGGCGGCACCGTCGTCGTTCCGGCGTTCGCCATCGGGCGCACACAGGAGTTGATGCTCGTCTGTGCGGCCCACGACATCCCCTGCTACGTCGATGGGATGGGCAAGCGAGTCACGAAGATGCTCAAGCGCAATCCCGAGTTCGTCCGGGACGCCGATGCCCTGCGGGACGCCACGTCACACGCCCGCTTCGTGACCGGACGCGACGGGCAGCGGCGCCGAATCACGGACCAGCGAGCCGCCATCATCACCACGAGCGGAATGCTCTCCGGCGGCCCGGCGATGACGTACATCCCGCAGATTCGGGCGAATCCGACGAACAAGATTACGATGACGGGGTATCAGGTCGAGGGGACGCCGGGCCGCTCCCTGCTAGAGACGGGCCGGGCCGAAATCGACGGGCGCGTGATGCCCGTCAGCGCACAGGTCGAACAGTACGATTTCTCGGCGCACGCCGACGGCGGGGGTATCCGGGGGTTCGTCGACGACTACGCGGACGCGACGGTCCTCGTCAATCACGGCGACCGCTGTGCGTGGTTCGCGGAACGACTCCGCGAGGACGGCATCGACGCGAGTGCGCCCGACATCGGCGCGACGGTGACGGTCTGA
- a CDS encoding CopG family ribbon-helix-helix protein — MTVVSISMPEELVERIDAFADEHGYTGRSEVVRDASRSLLGEFENKRLEDRDLMAVVTVIFDYETTAVEERMMGLRHDYEGLVVANFHSHVGSHYCMELFVLEGQLETISTFVGKIRATQDTLSVDYSVMPVDEFGPHAAPE, encoded by the coding sequence ATGACCGTCGTCAGCATCTCGATGCCCGAGGAGTTGGTCGAGCGAATCGACGCCTTCGCCGACGAACACGGCTACACCGGCCGGAGCGAAGTCGTTCGCGACGCGTCCCGGAGTCTGCTCGGTGAGTTCGAGAACAAACGCCTCGAGGACCGCGACCTGATGGCCGTCGTCACGGTCATCTTCGACTACGAGACGACGGCCGTCGAGGAGCGCATGATGGGCCTCCGCCACGACTACGAGGGCCTCGTCGTCGCCAACTTCCACAGCCACGTCGGCAGCCACTACTGCATGGAACTGTTCGTCCTCGAAGGCCAGCTGGAGACGATTTCGACGTTCGTCGGCAAGATTCGAGCGACACAGGACACCCTCAGCGTCGACTACTCGGTGATGCCTGTCGACGAGTTCGGTCCCCACGCTGCACCCGAGTGA
- a CDS encoding cysteine hydrolase family protein, producing the protein MPYDPDSTAVVVVDMQNGFCHPDGSLYAPASGAAVHDVASLVDRAHDAGVRVVYTRDVHPPEQFDDTNYYDEFDRWGEHVLEGSWEAQLVDELDVAPTDHVVEKHTYDAFHETELDGWLSARGIDDLLICGTLANVCVLHTAGSAGLRDYRPVLVTDAIGYVEEDHHEYAVDHADWLFGETTTRDAVDFLPTC; encoded by the coding sequence ATGCCGTACGATCCCGACAGCACGGCCGTCGTCGTCGTCGACATGCAGAACGGCTTCTGTCACCCCGATGGGAGTCTCTACGCCCCCGCGAGCGGTGCCGCGGTTCACGACGTGGCGTCGCTCGTCGACCGGGCCCACGACGCCGGCGTCCGTGTCGTCTACACGCGCGACGTTCACCCGCCCGAACAGTTCGACGACACCAACTACTACGACGAGTTCGACCGCTGGGGCGAACACGTCCTCGAAGGGTCGTGGGAGGCTCAGCTCGTCGACGAACTCGACGTGGCGCCGACCGACCACGTCGTCGAGAAACACACGTACGACGCCTTCCACGAGACGGAACTCGACGGCTGGCTCTCTGCGCGCGGCATCGACGACCTACTCATCTGCGGAACCCTCGCCAACGTCTGCGTGCTCCACACCGCCGGCAGCGCCGGCCTTCGCGACTACCGCCCCGTCCTCGTTACCGACGCCATCGGCTACGTCGAGGAGGACCACCACGAGTACGCCGTCGACCACGCCGACTGGCTGTTCGGTGAGACGACGACCCGCGACGCCGTCGACTTCCTGCCCACCTGTTAG
- a CDS encoding radical SAM protein, with the protein MISKGCEQCAEGGKMVLFVYGYCDQRDCFYCPLGENRKNVDTVYANEREVESDEDVLTEAHRMDALGTSITGGEPQESLDRTCHYLSLLKDEFGEDHHTHLYTGIPGGRENMRRLSEAGLDEIRFHPPLEQWGDLHGTEWEDILYIAREEGLTPAFEIPGIRAEPEFLEFLDEGAADFCNINEFEMSDGNYRRMQEEGFELREGHMSAVDSPKEEILDVMGDHDGVYFCTSVFKDAAQHRRRLKRMARNIRREFDEVTDDGTLVYGKTWVTEKRLQELGVPDQYYTVKSDHVELAWWLLEEMVDEGDLGEGEIVEQYPTVDGTVVERTPLA; encoded by the coding sequence ATGATTTCGAAGGGCTGTGAACAGTGTGCCGAGGGCGGAAAGATGGTGCTGTTCGTCTACGGCTACTGCGACCAGCGTGACTGCTTTTACTGCCCGCTCGGGGAGAACCGCAAGAACGTCGACACCGTCTACGCCAACGAGCGCGAAGTCGAGAGCGACGAGGACGTACTGACCGAGGCACACCGGATGGACGCACTCGGCACCTCCATCACGGGTGGGGAACCACAGGAGTCGCTCGACCGAACCTGTCACTACCTCTCGCTGCTGAAAGACGAGTTCGGCGAGGACCACCACACCCACCTCTACACCGGAATTCCGGGCGGGCGCGAGAACATGCGTCGTCTGTCCGAGGCCGGGCTGGACGAGATTCGCTTCCACCCGCCACTCGAACAGTGGGGCGACCTCCACGGCACCGAGTGGGAGGACATCCTCTACATCGCCCGCGAGGAGGGGCTGACGCCCGCGTTCGAGATCCCGGGCATCCGCGCAGAGCCGGAGTTCCTCGAATTCTTGGACGAGGGCGCCGCCGACTTCTGTAACATCAACGAGTTCGAGATGTCCGACGGCAACTACCGCCGAATGCAGGAGGAGGGCTTCGAACTCCGCGAGGGGCACATGAGCGCGGTCGACTCGCCCAAAGAGGAGATTCTGGACGTGATGGGCGACCACGACGGGGTGTACTTCTGCACCTCGGTGTTCAAAGACGCCGCCCAGCACCGACGGCGGCTGAAGCGGATGGCGCGGAACATCCGCCGTGAGTTCGACGAGGTAACCGACGACGGGACCCTCGTCTACGGGAAAACGTGGGTGACCGAGAAGCGCCTGCAAGAGCTCGGCGTGCCCGACCAGTACTACACGGTGAAGTCGGACCACGTCGAACTCGCGTGGTGGCTCCTCGAAGAGATGGTCGACGAGGGCGACCTCGGCGAGGGCGAAATCGTCGAGCAGTATCCGACGGTCGACGGGACGGTCGTCGAGCGGACGCCGCTGGCGTAA